The DNA window CAGGAAGATGAGGAGCATCGGGAAGGGGGAGTAGACCAGCAGCCAGGGGTCTGTGCGCTTGTCTGGAAGATGACAAACAAACGTGGAGCTGTGTGTCAGGGAGGTAACTGTCATTAAGCACATGTCAGGACACATCTTAGGCTGGAATTCTTGAAAGCTTGAtgacctttcacctcctctGAGGGACAATTGTTCAACCTTGACAAACACTAGCTGCTGTACAGAAGTGACAGAAATCCAAACAGGACAATGTCCACACACCAGTATCTGCTCCCACAAACGTATTTTTACAGTTTGTCTGTTCCACATCAGCCTCAGATGGGACGTTGTATACAATTGTGTAAATGTAAACTAAATTCAGTTTGTTGATAAAGTTTTCTCTtgggtttttttccccctgacaTTTAAAGGGCTTATCTCTGATCTTCCTTGTAACATACCTCCAATACCAGCAGGAAGATGAGTGACACCAGGATGAGGAAGTAAACCAACAGCCCGACATGTGTCAGGGAAGTAATTCATATACGTGATGGATTGGATTTCTGAAATCTTTCACCTCTGTTTAggcactattgttgttttgtctgcaCAGGAATTGCAAAGTTTTTTGTCACGTTCAAGTTCAAATGACACACTGTATGTGCAACTTTGTAAATGATTACAAAATTCAGTTTTATAAAGctgaacaaagaaacaaaaagagttTGTGAATGGTTAGCCTTGAGTTCTACACCTGTTCTTCATATAtatagaaatgtgtgtgtgagtatacTGAACAAATATGTTAGAATACAATTCCTGGCGTTAACCATGTGACAGGCCACAGAGCAGTCcctgtggagcagcagctccCACTCACTGAACACAGAAACAAGTTTGCTGCTAAAACAAAGTCGACTGCACATGTTGAAGATAGAAAACGATCACGATTACACACCTCCATTGTCCAGTGCGCGCTGGTACGCGGACAGGAGACTCTCCCAGGCTGAAGTCATCTGGAAACAGAGGAATGTGAACGATAAGAGGAGGAAACCGGGAAATCGGCAGCGTTCAGAGAGCCGAGGGATCAGCTCACCTCTCACACGGTGCTCCGGCGGCTCGGGGACAACACCACGGGAACCTTTGCTCGCTGCTTGGAGCCCTGAGGTTAATAATTATCAGCCAAGTTCCCCTCAGAACCAGAAGCAGCAGCGGTCCGCCCCTCGATGATCAGCGGAGACAACAGGATCATCTGCAGCTGAGCGAAAACACGACAATCCGAGGCGCCCGGAACTCGAACCGGCGACTCCACGGGTTCGGGTGGAGTGAACTTCCGCCACGGAGACTTTAGACACACGTGCAGATGTTTCCCGGAACATCTGTCTCACTTCCGCGTCCTGCGCTTAGCTTCACTTTGTTTCCTCACAGGTTCAGAGCGGCAGGTTCGTGGTCACAACAGAGGGGGCGCTGTTTCCCGCCAAATAGACCCCTGCTGGGGGCTCTGCATTCTACTTTTAGGcgccacataaaaaaaaatgtataaaagaaaaaaaaggtaattaCATAACGGTATTGTTATGACAAAAAAGTGATAATATTTAGAGAAATCAGTTGTAAATTTGTTATAAATAAGTGGTAATCTTACCAGAACAAAGTTGTATATTTACGATAAATAAGTTGTAATATAACAGGGGAAAAACGTATAcgttttcaataaaaaaagtgGTAATATTTTGAGAAGTCAATTTTTTAgaataaagtggaaatgttATGACAAAGTTTTACTATTACAAGAATGAAGTTGTAATTCTATGCTATGTTCACGTAGAACGTCAGAAGATCAGCCTGTCACCTGTGTTAAAAcgaggaatgtggagcatcttgttgTCTCACTGTAGAGCAGGTTTCAAAGCGGACAGAATATTTAATCTTTGTGACTCATCAGCACATTATCATTATAAGCATCAGTAGGCTACACTGAAACCAGCTGTCTATTCTGAGAAAAGAACCACAGACTTGGTGGAATCTTTGCTGCTGGTTCACTGTAAAACGTTGGTAAATTCTGTGTGATATTCAAAGTGGTTCAAGGTAATTGTAGCAAACAAATGATCCAGTTAAAGCCTGAAGAGAATATATTGTTGCCCGAATCAGAGCCAGTGACTCGTTTTACACAAatgtaaactttatttaataCTGTGATCGGATCACAAACAGATATTGTTGTGGGTGTGTTGTGAACATTCAGAGGAGTTTAGAGACATTAGTTGAGctacacagaggaaaacatcttATGACTATGAACATAATTTGGTGATAAAAACATGATCTGCAATGAGgtcaataaaaactaaaagtcCCCAAAGGGATTTATAAGAGCTGTATAACACACTCAATGTGAAGCCATTTAAAAACGTACATATCTCTTCAAATTATTCGATAGAATTCGGTGATGAGATCAAAACAATACATTCATCTGGAAACAGGGGAGCTCATACACTTGTGAAGGCCCATGTTGGACTTTCACACCCAACTCCATCAACTTTCCTCTTTCACTGCTTTGAAGAAGCAGCTGAGCGAGAGCTGTCGGCCTCCGCTGCTCTCTGCGCCAAGTTTGGTTTTCTTTGAGGGAGGTAGCTTCTTGTTATTTTTGACACCAGTAGCGTTTTGCTTCTTTCCATtctgaaagagacaaagagaaacaagtGAGATATGTGACATCTGCTAATATTGATCATAAAATAAGGTGCGTTGCTGTAAAAGGTCGTAAAGTGCAGACATATGCAGAGGTACTTACCTTCGAGGTCTGTTCTTTCTGACTCTCCACAGAATCATACAGCTTCACAATCTGCAGGAGAATGGACAACCATGTGAAACCATGTTAATTCTCATGTGTGGACACTCACTTACTCCTGCTGTCTAAAACCAACACAGCTAGaggcaggggtggactggccatctggcataccgggcataatcccggtgggccgttgacccaatgtgggccggtctggtccgctatgttgttgttttgttttttttctcttcttcctctctaaattccctccaattgggccagccaattggctacagagggctagcagtgtgttgccagcatcgacacatattattggtctattgtttgtcattgtcaatcaatcatgggctgacaggctcagagagccctgacagtgctgtcaatcacaacacaaactagGGTgaggcgggacctcatggcattggcggggggagtcgcgggactggctgctgctgagacagaaacttaacttaatggataataagagtaaaaaaacgcccgggtggcgctgagaagcatgggaaaaaaagctgaagtctctggaggtggaggctgctaaatgtgccaaactgacggacctatgtggtgccgggttcaccagcccagcagcagcaggtgcgccgggagacgagcgaggaggactcgacaatgatgagcgagtggaggcagacatgtgagcgcgcattttcaattttcaatacattctcaaaactggctcgttacttcagcagcggaggttggcgtcgcacgcctctacccacggcgcacctctctctctctctctcactcgctgccccactccctcctgagatgtgcaggtccggtggcgtgtttgccgtcggggggtgggggggtgggggcgagaggttggtctatccctccgcaggttcaccttcagaaatcttgttacgacttttacttcctctagaatagagatagtgtcttattttgtgtgcctatagtatagtggttatactgtggtttattaatgttcttgggcagacacaagaggcacttgtttatagttaattagaagttcagatgcactggtccattactatttgaacctcagcatctagggttcaaaattggtaaaattatacattatatgcatattgttgtaatttttcagtcagttgagataaatcttgaggagaaacattttgggttgttttgtgtctgtatagacctactataaaaagcactttgcatttttaattttagttcttgtacttttgatacttaagtacatttcaacaccagatacttttgatacttaagtacttttaatatgagctactttaagacatttagaagacataagttacgtcaattcaatggcagatgtgctcggctaattatgcgggccggtctgagccaaaaaatgcccgggccgttttgttctcccagtccagccctggctAGAGGGTGTTGAGagatacctccgccaaggctaaCACAAGTGAAATTCTTTCCTGGATCCACTCCAaatttgaatgggttcttccttaaGTTATGCCACATCTCTCCACAACTTAGGGAAATCAGTGCAGTGGCTTTTGACAAATTCTGGCAGAAACAGAAACGTCCTTGGCAGAAGTAATGACATTCCAGCAATCATGCTTCAGAATCTCTGAAATTGAATTTAACAATCACAATACCCGACAACAGCTTTTTCATTTCCTGGTTTAAAAACAATTACCACAGCAGCGTGATATCAGGGAGAAGCTAAACTTAAAACCACTGAAATCCTGtgatgtgacaaaaaaaaactacacacagcACATTTTACATATCACTTACTCTTACACTTCTGATGGTTTATATTTTACTTAAGGTTTCACATTAGAGGACACATTTAAGCAAGTAGACTGCTGTTGTTAAAGCAGGCTACttttattataatcattatcataacacacacacacacacgcacgcacgcacgcacacacacagctgtgaaaccaaaacagaaaCCTTTTTCACTCCTGTGGACACGGCAGCTTCCTGTAGCGCAGCTCTGCTGAGccaatgtgtgttttcagtgtgtgtttgtgtgtctaagTCTTTCAGGTGGACAATGTGAACCACATACGTCTGGTGGATGTGGGAGAAGATGTGAACCACCTGCAAACAGCCATCAGATAGTGATCAGTCAGAGGGTTGTTACACAGATATACAAAgactttatttctgtgtgtaagATTTGTGCTTACGTCTCCGATGTGCTGGAGGAGGGTCTCAGTCACACTTGTTCCCAGTATCCCGCTGATCACAGCACAGAGCGCCCCCTTCTGTTTCATCTCAGAACTCTCCTCATCCAGCAGAAGACTAGGAAACTCCCACAAGCCTGCCAACAAAcctaaagacacacacagatgttaatTTGTACTTTAAATCACTTTTTCTTTAAACCCTACTTTTGTATCCTAAACCCGTCTTTGTATTTCCTTATTTGTTACTTCTTCTATTATTTCTGTCCTCTGAAATTGAAAACTTAGTGACATGTAAATGTCCTGTATGTGAATATTGCTCTTGTAGTCTTGATGACACACAAAGAGCTTTATAATAGTTTTTTGACAGGTGTTTTTTAGCGGTTTAAATAAGAAtgtgaaaaactaaatatttaccCTCAGGCTACAAACTAATTGTGGCGTAAGGTGTTGAGCACCACATACCAGACCCTCCAAGTAGGAAACACTGCAGGCTCTTACCTTTGTCTGGTCTCTGTGTGAGCAGGTACTCTTCCTCTCCCTCGTCACCACGTCTGATCACCACACAGGTCAGAGTTCGCTCCACCCGGGGCGCTTTCTTTGCCGGTTTCCTGGGGAAGTTGTGAACGCCCAACGCATTGTCCCACGGATCCGAGGGACAGAGCCGACATGTTCCACCGATCACTGAGGGAGAGGGGAACATTCTAGAGTTATTTAGAGTCACATCTAAATGAAGTTCTGAGAGATGTGAGGGAGGAAGAACACTGACCACAGTCTTCTATATCATGCAGGGATGAAGctttcccccccagcttccccAGAAGCTTCTTAGAGTTTTGCTCTTGTTTGACATGAACCTGCACATTCAGACACATGATCACAGACATGAATGATCACtgacttcttcttctgtgtttagAAGGCAAAGCACAAACCATGAAAACTCCTTATGAACAGCGGTTAGCACCAGCGATAGGCTTTACCTTGCGATACGAGTGGCAGTGAGACTGGACAGGACACTGGCTGCACACTGCTCCTTTAGGGGTACACACTCGGGCCCCCAGCTCCATCATGGCCTGGTTAAAGTCCCCAGGTCTGTCTGGGTCCACCAGTGTGTTGGCTAGATCCCTGAAATACAACAGAATCAAATCTAATTTGACTTGTATTGCCTttactcacaaatcacaatttgccttaTAGGTCTTAACAAGGTGCATCATCCTCTGACCTTAACCCTCgacaagagggaggaaaaaCTATCAAAAAACCTCAGAAAGAGCAGCATGTGAGGGATTCCTCtgccaggacggacagaagtgtaATAGATGTGGCGAGTAACAGAGCACATTAACAAAATACCAATATTTATTGTATCAATGTTTGTAGaatttatacaaaagaaaatgttagaCAGATATGAATGGCActattacaaatattaatattataagcAATCTAGAAAATATTTGACAAATTTATTTTTGACAGTATATTAATCATTTATCACTAAAAAATGTGGGTATTTCAAGAGCTTATCCCAGTTCAAAGAAGTGTTACTTAAAACGTCAATACTACTACAGTTCTTTTTACATGAACAGACTTCTGTatgtaagtttgtttttaaaactagGATTTAAAATATAAGCTCTGCTGCCTGCTCTACCAGGTGAGCTAGCAGAGACGAAAGGCCTAATGTTCGATTTCGACCCCGCCCTCTGCTGCAAAGGGGGGAAGAGCTGTTTTATAGTTTAGGGAATATTCATCAGATTTTATAACAGGGTTTCTATGACATCTAGATACACATTATTAATAAAATCTCTGCTCACAAACATTCTTTCTACTCTGGAAACATAAATCCCTCAACTTCATGTgtcaaaaaaaacatatttgcccTTGAGGAGATGACTGTGAATAATGGCAGCCATGACAACTGTATCCAGTATTTGTATCATTAGGTCTTATATCTTTATGTTGTTTGAGGCCAATGCTTCTGCACCAGGTCCCACTCAAATTTCGTTCACTGTAAACAACAGCTCAGTGTCTCTAGGACGGCGATGACCTCACTGCtaaggtcgaccaacgaaacaAACACTCAGTGTGTCTGAGCCTCATGGTCAGTTCGTCTCCCTGAGTGGGATCAACAATTCAAGTCATGTGAGGACATTTGGGTTTAAACACACCCAGCACAGGACAGTCTTCAGGAGTGGGGGGTATTACTTGGTGCTAACTTGTGTTGCTCATCTTCTCTCCTCACTGCATCGAGAATCAATAAACTGGGGGCATCAGGACTGGTTTAAGAAACCACGTAACAGCGATTCTGGCCTTGCTGGATTGACTTTAAGATTTTATTGATGACTAAAAAACAAGCAGCACGCCACCTTAGATCAGCCGACAGTGACAGTGACTTTGAGGCTATCGGGCTTTTGCGGTACAGACCCAACACTCAGGACTGACTCACCAGCTGAGATCAGACATGCTACGTCTGTGGGTGAATTAAAATTGATATTGTTTACTTTTTATCTAGGGTTTGTTGGGGATATTTATTGGGCTTTAAACTCACCAAAGAGCCTCAGTTACTGCAGGACTGGTGCTGTCGGCTCCAATGGCTCTCAGGCGACACAGCCCCCGGATCACATTTCCATCCACGGCTCCGGTTACCTAGGCAACAAGGACACAGTCAGCTTGTCACCAGCATctagaaacgtgtgtgtgtgtgttagatgaCCAACCTGTCCCAGTGCAATAgaaccaacagcagcagcagtgtagcGTCCCACACCAGGTAACTCCTTGAGAAGGCTGTCAACTGTCCGAGGCATCTGTCCCTTCAGCTCTGTCACGACCTAAaagaaacacagcaacacaattaACACAcaacttttcatttttctcatCAATTAGCAGTGAGACCATACCAGTTACTTTGCAATGGGCCGAAAATTAACACAAAGCTGCTGGTGCCACAGATACACGGACACAAACCTTCTGAGCTCCTTCATGAAGTCTTCTTCCTCTGGAATAGTATCCGAGACCCGCCCACATTTGGTTCACCTCCTACAAATAGATCAAAATAAATTAATCCAAgttcattttttacatttttagatgAAAACTGTCTGTAGCTGCTGTTAGTGATCACCTCCAGTGTGGCAGCTGACAGATCCTGAACAGTCGGCCACCGCTGGAACATAAAGAAGTCCAAATTACACACCAGGCAGGATTTTCACTAGATTGAATAAATACCTAATACCTTTACGACACCTACCTTCATCCACTTGTTGTAGTAATCTATTACTGTGGCCACTTGAGTCTGTTGCAGCATGATTTCTGAAACCCAGACTGAGAACAGGGGAGAAAACCTTCTTGTAAATTATGTCAACAGCAGCTTATAATATCTTACATTTGTCAATAAAACTGTTTTATACCTGCATATGTCCTGATGTTGAGGTCTGGTTCTGTCAAAGCCTGTCAGAGAAGTACAGGGAGCCGGCCTTTACATTACTTCATGTACAAGCATCAACAACAATTcaattttttcaaaatgttgggGCATTATTGAATATCACTGTGAATGATAAAGATGCATTGTATTACTCAGTTATCATGAAATGAGTCCTTCAAGTGAGAATTGATGCAGATTGAGACATAAAAACAGAACTTTTGAAAAAAGTAAACATTATAATAAGATAAGAACATAAATAAGAAATCGCATCACTGTACATTCAGCAGTAAGTCAAATACTGTCAGATTAAAAtcaataagaaataaatatatcatattACACAGCCTCAGTTTGATCTATAATCTACTGACTTTACAttccatttttgttttgttgtgtttaggTATATTTGTGCAACTGTATCAGTGtataatagaataaaaacatctttcttATAATAGAAAAAATTATGCTGCAGTAACCGTGTCATCAtcataatatataatacattatatatatattgtgattgttgtgtgtctgtctctgacaaACCAGtaaactgaatgtgtgtgtttttaccagAGTCCTCCATGGCAgctccctcttctccctgtcGTACCAGGTCAGGAGCTCAgagcgcagcagcagcacagcagcaggatcGGTGAACGTGTGGTACGAGGACGGTGAGGCCGTGGTTTCCTCTGGAagatcaaaacattttcattctaTTTTTTAGTATGAGGCAATAGTTCAGggcctttttaatttgattatagATACTTAAATATGTCCTTCATTTTAGctttaatcaaatattttttattgtaagcCTGTTTCAGGCTGAGCGGTTAATGTGCctgacacaataataaaaatcattcaaacaaatcaaaacagcaGCTATTACCGTCGTCTTAAACTAATGCTCAGCACCCACAAATTATAGAAACAGTTAAATATCATTATAGTTATAGCATCATGATTAAATTTGCATGAATTATCTTTGCTATTGTGCAGAGCTGATTTTGCTCTCTGCACAAACACTGCAGAGACAGTAGGGGAGAGTGTGTATGCTGGTTTGTGGGCCTGATGTATCAAGTGAAACTTTATTTGCACCATGAAGGCAAAGACATGCAGAGTTCAGTGAAGTCTCTTATGAAAACAGATGTGAAACTTAAGAGAATAGAAGTAGGATGAGCTGTTGTGACTCAGGAGACTCCGAACACTGCTTAATGTTTACAAACAATATAAACCCACTCCCCTCGGCCTCTGCCTTTGGAAACAACACGTGTTAAATCACCACGGTGACTGTACCTTCTTTCACCGCTGtctttgtcctcttcctctttgcttTCGCAGATTCGATCACTTCCACTACGCCTCTTTTGCTTTGACGCATCGCTGATCGCAACCCGCTCATCATCAGTCCACATGTACAGTGGGATATCACGGTTTGTTTACCTCGCAGATTCCAGTTTGTCTCCCGCCACGTTCAGGATGCTCGTCCAATCAGCTGCGAGGATGTGGGGGAAGTAGGCGCTACGTCATGTCCGGTAGGTGGGTCAAGTAAAAGTTGCATACGGGTCTTTTTGTgtgggagacagtgggaggccctattggaATGTAAGGATAATAAATAGAAGATGTGATTCTTATTTGTGCTTTTTTAGAGAAAacgtaaaaaaataaataaataaaatcatgagTCAGGAAGCAAAGTAATCAATTTTATTTTTCGTGAttctttaaatttgaaaaaagtaGCAGAAAATGTTGACAGTTACACAGTTttttataaacatataaatgCAACAAGtacaacatttcaaataaaatgaattcatCTATTTCATTCAAATTATTATACAGTATATGCTCCTCTTGTTAGTCTTCAGAGTCACCATCCAAAACTGTAACACAAACATTAGGGAATCAAACTGAGGCGTCGAACTCTTCAACCAGCTCTAATATAATCTTagtggttaaagttttcaacttcACATATGTTGACTTTGTTCGTCAGCAGGTTTTCTGCTTGTGTTTCATCCAGATTCATGTGGAAAGTCTCAGCCTGGTTCTGCAGAGACAGAGTTATTCGATTTGTTATTTCAATCTTCTACACGCTCACCTTCTAACCCGTGTTCTTCTGGTATGTTTCAGGTTATATGAGAACTTACCACAAAGGCTGCAAACAGTGACCTGCCCATGAATCTCTCCAGGTGTTCCTCAATAACAGGAAATGAGCGGACAAAGTGCTAGGCAGAGATAACAGCAGGTATTCAGAAGAAGTATGTGCATGGAGGAACACACGTATGTGTGTAGCAGATAACATGTGTGTACCTTCAGGGCCAGGCTGGCTTGTATTTGAGCGTCAGTGTGTTCTTTGTTGCCCAAAGCACACAGGAGACCCTGGATCACTCCAAGAGAGACAAGAGCATGAGAAATCTCCTGATCCTCTTCAGCCAGCAACCTTCAACACAATCAACACCATTAAAATACATCACTTCTAATAAACTGCAATTAATCCTTATAACTTTCCATCATATCTTTTCTCATTTAATGACCATACCTTATGGTTTTAGCTGCAGCCGCTTGTTgcacaaacacaggcagagatccaatcatcaccatcatctcagCCTCTGACGACATTGTATGTGTAAAAAGAAAGTGAtaataacatttcatttcatttcacaggATATAATTACCTCCATCagggaggttatattttcagccctgtttgtttttttttcgtaggtttgtttttgtgtatgaaAGATTACACTCAATGTATCTCCCTGAAACTTGCTGGTAGCATGCGGTGTGGGTCAGAGGAGAACCTGTTCGATTTCTATTTGAATCCAGATCAGAGGAACATCCAGGATTTTCTTGTTtaactttcttttacattgtgcGATATAGGGCGTTTTCaacctttttttgtttatttctcaaaGAAATATTCATGGATCCTGGTGACAAATTTATGGGACTGATTCTATGAGTGTGTTcaatttggttcagatccaaatatacattttgaatcttcaaataaaaaattttaatccactgaatgtaaatgtggctgtgactgttgggccttagtggAGGAGTAAACTCTCGGAGTGTACTTCTTGTTTGCTTGTGTTATCAGAAGGTACAGGCCCACCTCATGCAAATtagatccacacacacatttctgagtGTAAATatgagacagtttcatcccccaggccataagacttttaaactcctctgataTGCAATAACTCCACTCaaccagcaccgtggcatatttgcactactTTGTACTACTTTGtactattttattcaaatttagtttttttggaTGTACTTactttgagcattgctagaagagagcctgtgactcaagcatttcctcatgaatcttgaatcttgaatattACCTGTTTTTATGGTATGGCCTCAGATTTTGGGCCAATAACTGTATTGCTTAATTTATCCTGTTAATTCATCAAGCTTGTATGATTCTAGTGTTAGTGTGTTGTCTATACATTTTATGTGTTGAGGATTTAGTGGATTAAACATTTGTTCAAGGGtttattattctattattttctAGGGGTTCAGATTTAATATATGTGTGTCACtctatattttatgtttttatttgtcaaaatGGATATAAACTGTCGAATCTTGACTCGTCTGCTTGTTTGTCAACTGAGGCTTCATTTCTCCAGCTTAAACGTTTTCTACAGGTCTATTTTAGAAGTTCAGGAAAAATTAGACAAGCCCCCAATAGGTTTCCTGATGGAAATTCCCCTTTAACTGATCAGTTTAAACATGCAGCTCTATCAGACTTTAAGGATAAACTGACTTTAATTAGCTACACATGGAAAAGCAACAGACATCCAGACTGAAGCGTCACCTTCTGTGATCTGCTGTGACTTCACATCTTCTTGGACAGGCCTCAGCAGAGCCACCAGGCCTCTGAGAAGCACCGGCCTCACTTCAGAACACTTCAGGTCAAGGATAAGATGAGTAGCTGtcagggagagaggagtgatGGACGAGGTGAAACTGTGAAGCTACAGGAAACGTTTATCACTATGAGTTTAAATGTCTTCCCTTCTTACCTTCATCCTTGACGTCCAGGTGAAGAGATCGCAGCATGTTCAGTAGAGGCTCAACAATGCTGTGATGGGCCGTCTTCATTTTGGACTGTGAGGGAAAATAACTTCTTCTTAAATTGTTAAAATATCATAAATAGTTTGGTTCTCATTACATATATAATTCTAAAGACCCTCTCATGATAGGACCACACCAgccaaataattattattattataatacatttgattttttatAGCGCTTTCTAAGGAACTGAAAGTTACACAACGTATAATAAGAAAAACGTAATAAACTGGTGTTGtctttacttgtgtgtgtgtgtgtgtgtgtgtgtgtgtgtgtgtgtgtgtgtgtgtgtgtgtgtgtgtgtgtgtgtgtgtgtgtgtgtgtgtgtgtgtgtgtgtgtgtgtttgtgtgttcacgtgtgtgggTCCTGTAGCAGAAATTAACTCTGAGGCAGACTTGACTATTTTGGCAGGTGCTACAGCGGGTGTCTCCAGGTCAGGACCACATTCTTCCATgacgacacacactcacacaaataaacaaaacaattccAGCCAGATGGTAAAAATAGATACGGTCTGTGCATGAGTTGACAGGAATGCACAGAGAACAGTCATGTTCAGGTTTTGTATGCAGCTTCTTCTCTAACTGTACCTGAACAACACGTAGGGTGTGCAGCACCATCTGCTGGGCTTTAGGAGATCTACAAGCCATGAGGGCGATGAGGCTTTTGTAGATCAGATGTTGATATTTAGGATTCCAGTGGGACAGGGACTCCAGAAGGGCCCAGGCTGTGTCTtgggtttcctctgtgttggACTTGGCCAGATACTCTGCTATCACTTCCACACCTGTAGAGTAATAAAGAGGGCAAAGCTGATGGATGCTAAAGTGCGTATAATTATCCAAATGGTGAATCAGAAGAATAATGAAATTCACCATGGCTTTCACAGATCATCTCTTTGTACTTGCGACCAGCGTTGGACACAGTGAGCAGGAGATGGACGGCCTCAGCCTTGTCCTCCTCTTTGCTCTCAGCGTGACTCAGGATGTCCAGGAGAGTGAGAACGCCTCCGTCCTCCAGGAACTCCGTCAGGTACTGATCACTGACCGAAACAGAGCAGACACCGAGGAATTGAGCTCACTCAGAGAACGGCTCACAGATACAGTATTTAATAGTTTaggatgatgatgttttttttcaatttcacttACTGGCCTGATGCAGACAGGAAAATCCTAATTGCTCTTAACTGGAGGCCCAAGAAAGTCCCAAAAATGTATCTGGACATTCAGTGAAGGACTGGGTCTCAGTTGGTTATATGAGTCAATCCAGTAGGATG is part of the Limanda limanda chromosome 9, fLimLim1.1, whole genome shotgun sequence genome and encodes:
- the mutyh gene encoding adenine DNA glycosylase encodes the protein MSNPEEPANIGRVLSFLRDWDRGDRAVRGRMLSTFVGQSSGKTCYELEGQFAQVSSLFLARLTTWMRLTYIFGTFLGLQLRAIRIFLSASGHDQYLTEFLEDGGVLTLLDILSHAESKEEDKAEAVHLLLTVSNAGRKYKEMICESHGVEVIAEYLAKSNTEETQDTAWALLESLSHWNPKYQHLIYKSLIALMACRSPKAQQMVLHTLRVVQSKMKTAHHSIVEPLLNMLRSLHLDVKDEATHLILDLKCSEVRPVLLRGLVALLRPVQEDVKSQQITEEAEMMVMIGSLPVFVQQAAAAKTIRLLAEEDQEISHALVSLGVIQGLLCALGNKEHTDAQIQASLALKHFVRSFPVIEEHLERFMGRSLFAAFVNQAETFHMNLDETQAENLLTNKVNISMRQSKRGVVEVIESAKAKRKRTKTAVKEEETTASPSSYHTFTDPAAVLLLRSELLTWYDREKRELPWRTLALTEPDLNIRTYAVWVSEIMLQQTQVATVIDYYNKWMKRWPTVQDLSAATLEEVNQMWAGLGYYSRGRRLHEGAQKVVTELKGQMPRTVDSLLKELPGVGRYTAAAVGSIALGQVTGAVDGNVIRGLCRLRAIGADSTSPAVTEALWDLANTLVDPDRPGDFNQAMMELGARVCTPKGAVCSQCPVQSHCHSYRKVHVKQEQNSKKLLGKLGGKASSLHDIEDCVIGGTCRLCPSDPWDNALGVHNFPRKPAKKAPRVERTLTCVVIRRGDEGEEEYLLTQRPDKGLLAGLWEFPSLLLDEESSEMKQKGALCAVISGILGTSVTETLLQHIGDVVHIFSHIHQTYVVHIVHLKDLDTQTHTENTHWLSRAALQEAAVSTGVKKIVKLYDSVESQKEQTSKNGKKQNATGVKNNKKLPPSKKTKLGAESSGGRQLSLSCFFKAVKEES